From the genome of Uranotaenia lowii strain MFRU-FL chromosome 1, ASM2978415v1, whole genome shotgun sequence, one region includes:
- the LOC129749697 gene encoding kinesin-like protein Klp10A isoform X2: MSMTAQPTVTQIAQPQTVASQLSQAASNPRRSYVVKEVERLKENREKRRAKQAVIREEKNALMNMDPGNPNWELSAMIREYQSQIDFRPLLDGQAIEDHQITVCVRKRPLSRKELMRKELDVICVPTKDTLIVHEPKTKVDLTKFLENHNFRFDYAFDDSCDNELVYKYTAKPLVQTIFEGGMATCFAYGQTGSGKTHTMGGDFNGKVQDCKNGIYAMAAKDVFAYLHSAKYNHLNLVVSASFFEIYSGKVFDLLSDKQKLRVLEDGKQQVQVVGLTEKVVDSVEEVLGIINHGNSTRTSGQTSANANSSRSHAVFQLVVRPKGSTKIHGKFSFIDLAGNERGADTSSANRQTRMEGAEINKSLLALKECIRALGKQNAHLPFRVSKLTQVLRDSFIGEKSKTCMIAMISPGLSSCEHTLNTLRYANRVKELVAIDPSERTDEIEPMESDEQPKNGVLSENDLAQLRSLNEHDMSVELYNQHAAISDLQQTEEEVVDHHQKVNEFLMKFLPESRELYKQTNYVDYDQDAYCKRGEELFTQLAEIATTCKDLMSEFRAKLAKEEMLSHKIKPDRKYN, from the exons ATGTCGATGACAGCCCAGCCAACCGTCACACAGATCGCGCAACCACAAACGGTAGCCTCACAGCTCAGTCAAGCCGCGTCCAACCCCCGACGGTCCTACGTCGTCAAAGAGGTGGAACGATTAAAGGAAAACCGTGAGAAGCGGCGAGCCAAGCAGGCCGTAATCCGGGAAGAGAAAAATGCACTTATGAACATGGATCCCGGCAACCCGAACTGGGAACTGTCGGCCATGATCCGGGAGTACCAGAGCCAGATCGACTTCCGGCCGCTGCTGGACGGGCAAGCCATCGAAGACCACCAGATCACGGTGTGCGTGCGTAAGAGGCCACTCAGTCGCAAGGAACTGATGCGCAAAGAGCTGGATGTGATCTGTGTACCAACCAAGGACACCTTGATAGTGCACGAGCCGAAAACGAAGGTGGATTTGACCAAATTCTTGGAGAATCACAATTTCCGATTCGATTATGCTTTCGACGATAGCTGCGACAACGAACTGGTTTACAA ATACACGGCGAAACCGCTGGTGCAGACCATTTTCGAGGGCGGTATGGCGACCTGTTTCGCCTACGGCCAGACCGGTTCCGGTAAAACCCACACCATGGGTGGTGATTTCAACGGCAAGGTTCAGGACTGCAAAAACGGTATCTACGCAATGGCCGCCAAAGACGTGTTTGCCTATCTGCACAGCGCCAAATACAACCACCTGAATCTGGTCGTGTCGGCCAGCTTCTTCGAGATCTACAGTGGAAAG GTATTTGATTTGTTGTCGGACAAGCAAAAACTTCGGGTCCTCGAGGACGGCAAGCAGCAGGTCCAAGTGGTGGGTCTCACGGAAAAGGTAGTCGATTCGGTGGAAGAGGTTCTAGGTATCATCAACCATGGCAACAGTACGCGAACCTCCGGACAAACCTCAGCCAACGCCAACTCGTCCCGGTCACATGCCGTATTCCAGCTGGTCGTTCGACCCAAAGGCTCAACGAAGATCCACGGAAAGTTTTCGTTCATCGATTTGGCCGGTAACGAACGTGGCGCGGACACATCGTCTGCGAACCGCCAAACTCGAATGGAAGGAGCCGAAATCAACAAATCGCTGCTAGCCCTGAAGGAGTGTATTCGAGCGCTGGGCAAACAGAACGCACACTTGCCGTTCCGCGTAAGCAAGCTGACCCAGGTGCTGCGAGATTCGTTCATCGGCGAAAAGAGTAAAACCTGTATGATTGCAATGATTTCGCCCGGCCTGAGTTCCTGTGAACACACGCTCAATACGCTGCGATACGCCAATCGAGTCAAGGAGCTGGTCGCCATTGATCCATCCGAGAGAACGGATGAAATCGAACCAATGGAAAGTGATGAACAACCGAAGAATGGCGTTCTCTCCGAGAACGATTTGGCCCAGCTACGGTCACTTAAC GAACACGACATGTCGGTTGAGTTGTACAACCAGCACGCAGCTATCTCGGATCTGCAGCAGACGGAAGAGGAAGTGGTGGACCATCACCAGAAGGTGAACGAGTTCCTGATGAAGTTCTTGCCGGAATCGCGGGAACTGTACAAGCAAACGAACTATGTGGATTATGATCAGGATG